CCCTGCCACCCGAGTATGGGAACCGCTCGCCGAGCGCAATGGCCCAATCCATCACCTTTTTTTTGAGCGGCCCGCTACGGTTGCGCTCTTCCATCAGCCGTTCGTGCATTCTTTCGAGAATGCGCGGCACGGCTGTGACGATGTGCGGGCGCACATCTGGCAACAGGCGTGGCAAGTTTTCCGCCGCATCGGCGTACCAGACAGGCGTGCCCGCCGCTTGGTACACATACGTCACCATGCGCTCGAAAATGTGGCTGAGCGGCAAAAAACTCAACGCCGTCACGTCTGGTCCGACGGGCACAATGGCGAGCACGGATTTGATATTGCTGACAATGTTTGCATGAGACAACATCACGCCTTTGGGCATCCCTGTGGTGCCGGAAGTGTAGAGCAGCGTCGCTAAGTCGCGTTCGCTTATTCCATCGCGGATGTATTGGATTTTTTCCAAATCGCGGGTGCTGGGCGCTTGAAGCATCTGCCCCCATGGCCGCCAGCCATCATGCTCGTCATTTTCAAAAGAAAAAACAAACTCCGGCGACACGGCAGCCTCACGCAGTCGCTCGAACATGGCAGCGTTGCTCACAAAAAATCCGCGCAAACCCGCGTCGCGGGCGATGTGCGCTATCTCGTCGCGTCTCGATGTGGCATGAACGGGCACTGGCACGACCCCTATCTGGAGCATCGCCGCATCGGCTATGGCCCACTGCGGGCTGCCACAATGCGCAAGAATGCCCACGCGGTCGCCTTTGTGAAAGCCCAAGTGAAGCATCCCGGCGCTCAGTTCGTCGCGCGTTTTGAGCAGTTCTTGCGTGCTCCACGTCTGCCATCCGCCTTGCACACGCTCTGCCAGCGCCACCTGATGGGGGTATCGCTGTTGTTGATATTCAAGTATCTCGAACAGTCGCGTGAAGTCCATGCGTTTAGTGGCTTTTGGGTTTTTCTTCCGATATTTTAGAAAAACCGAAGAGGTCTTTCATTTTTGTATAAATATCCGTGTTGTCGTACACGCCGTTGAACTGCTCGGCACCCGGACCGTATGCAAACACCGGGACGAGGGAAGCCGTGTGTTGAGCCGTCACGAACACCATTTCGAGGCTGTCTTTGCCGCGTCCCTGTTCGAGTGCCATGCCGCCGGTTTCATGGTCGGCGGTGACGATGACGAGCGTGTGGCCGTCTGCTTCCGCGAATTTCAGCACCTCGCCGATGGCCAGGTCGAAGTCGAGCAT
This portion of the Saprospiraceae bacterium genome encodes:
- a CDS encoding long-chain fatty acid--CoA ligase, giving the protein MDFTRLFEILEYQQQRYPHQVALAERVQGGWQTWSTQELLKTRDELSAGMLHLGFHKGDRVGILAHCGSPQWAIADAAMLQIGVVPVPVHATSRRDEIAHIARDAGLRGFFVSNAAMFERLREAAVSPEFVFSFENDEHDGWRPWGQMLQAPSTRDLEKIQYIRDGISERDLATLLYTSGTTGMPKGVMLSHANIVSNIKSVLAIVPVGPDVTALSFLPLSHIFERMVTYVYQAAGTPVWYADAAENLPRLLPDVRPHIVTAVPRILERMHERLMEERNRSGPLKKKVMDWAIALGERFPYSGGRAMPLDYLLKRWVADVLVFRHWRKRMGSRIRYIAVGAAALQPRLGRLFSAARIDVREGYGLTETSPVIAFNRFEPGGVHFGTVGIPAPGVEVRIVEADEQGEGEIEVRGPNVMVGYHNLPDETAARFSDDGWFKTGDMGKFEFKRFLKITGRKSEIFKTTTGKFVAPAFVEQQLALSPFISQAMCVGLNRPHVGALIVPNFDMLETWCRENNVHWTSPQFMVLNPKVDKLFRQEIERVNGERLGPIEKVRVFHLLHEPWTSENGLLTPTLKLKREFIEKKFEAVIEQMFK